CAGCTTTCTTGAGTAATATCACCATTTTTGCAGAGCCAACTACTTATACAGAAGCTTGCAAAAATATTGAATGGATAAAGGCTATGCAAACAGAATTAAATGCATTAGAAGACAATGGTACTTGGCAGTTAACCACCTTGCCAAAAGGGAAGAAAGCAATATCGTCCAGGTGGATTTTCAAAGTCAAGTATAATGTTGATGGTACCTTAGACAAGTATAAAGCTAGATTAGTGGCAAAGGGATATAACCAGAAGTGGGGAGTTGATTATCAGGATAGTTTTTCCCCTGTAGCTAAGGGAGTCACTGTTAGAGTATTCTTAGCTGTAGCTGCTTATCATGGATGGGAAGTTTATCAGATAGATGTAAATAACGCTTATTTACATGGATACATTGAAGAGGAGCTGTACATGGTACCACCTGAAGGGTATGCGAAAGCACAGAAAGGGGAAGTGTGCAGGTTAGTAAAATCTCtttatggcctcaagcaagcaggGCGTCAATGGAATAAGAGTATTCTTGGCTGTAGCTGCTTATCATGGATGGGAAGTTTATCAGATAGATGTAAATAACGCTTATTTACATGGATACATTGAAGAGGAGCTGTACATGGTACCACATGAAGGGTATGCGAAAGCACAAAAAGGGGAAATGTGCATGTTAGTAAAATCTCTTTATTGCCTCAAGCAAGCAGGGCGTCAATGGAATAAGGAGTTCACTTTCACACTGCTGAGTATGGGTTTCAGTAGATCTGTTCATGACTATTGTCTATTTGTGCGAAGGCAGGCAGGTGAATATCTGGTGCTTATtgtatatgttgatgatgtgCTACTATCAGGGACATCAAATGTTCAAATTGAGAAAGTGAAACAAGCATTACATAAGGCATTTTCTATAAAGGACTTAGGGATTGCTAAGTATTTTTTAGGTATTGAGTTGCTAAGAGCAAATGATGGCTTTATGTTGTGTCAACACAAGTATATACGAGATATGTTAAAAGAAGCTGGATTGCAGAATGCAAAACCTGTTAGCAGCCCCTTTCCATCAGGAGTGGAGTTTGGGGATTCAGGTTCAATCATACCCAATTGTGATCAGTATAGAAGGATTATTGCAAAACTGTTATATTTGGGGTTTACACGACCCGATATTAGCTATGTAACACAACAATTAAGTCAGTTTCTACAAGCTCCATCTCAGATGCATTTTGACACAACAATTCATGTACTTAAGTACTTGAAAGGCACAATCACTATGGGATTGAGTTATTCCTCAAACGCTGATATGAAGTTGAAAGCTTTTTGCAATAATGATTATGATGAACTAGTATTAATGAATGCGATGAAAGTGTCAGcttatactgatgctgactggGCAAGATGCAAGCAAACTAGAAGATCTGTAGGGGTATATGGAGTTTTTCTTGGGAAGTCCTTGGTTTCACGGAAGGCCAAAAAGCAAGCTACTGTTAGTAAATCTTCTGCTGAGGCAGAGTATCGAGCCATGGCAACAACTTCATGCGAAGTAAAATGGCTGACTTATATATTAGAAGATTTTCAGATTGAAGTAAAAAAAACCAATcccactgtattgtgataataCAGCAGCAATTCATATTGCTGAAAACCCAGTTTTTCACGAACGCACAAAGCATTTGGACATCGATTGTCATATCGTTCGAGAGCATATCCAGAGTGGATTATTAATCACCCATCATGTGTGTTCTGAAGATCAGTTAGCTGATATATTCACCAAACCATTGTCTTTTGCTCAAATGGAGCGGATTCTGCTGAAAATGGGGTTAATCAGATTGCTTGTACCAGATTTGATGGTGAGCAACGATAAGAAGAATTCTCACGTGAGGAGGGGGTGTTGAGTTAGTATAATCACGTGAACAGCACATGATACAATACGGTGCTGTATTTGTAGTGTCATAGAGGACACTTGTAATGTTTTGattggtttttctttttgtgtgtATGTTGCCGTTATATATGAACGAGTTTCTTTTCCTTTCTATACTACTCTGTAATTCCGATCAGTTTcaatgaataaaaagcttcaGCACAAGCTTTTCTTCAATTTCacactttttttttcattttaaagtcGAAATTTTAAACTTATATGTCATTTTTGCCAATTAAATAATCTAGACATTGTCTCTTAGTTGCATTTAAATTGACAGAAATTTTAGTTGGTTTTGATAGTTGGTGAATTTAGACATTGTCATTCAGTTGCATctaaattgatacaaatttatcTTTCAGGTCCTGTTTGCATTATCActtaaaaatgagagttttataTGTTTGATTAGGAACTTTCCgaaagtcagtttttgtaacaATAAACCGTAACATCAAACAATAAACAACAAATAACACGTAAACTAAAGGGATCCATAAATCAGAGTGCAAATATAAACAATTTTCATATACGAGGAGTCAAATAATTTTTAAGACTAGCTAGGCTTAAAACACTATTCCGCCTCTAATGTTTAAGAAATAATGGTATAATAACCATTAGTTCTTAGTTAGTGgttgaattaaaaaataataaatcagAACACTAATATATATGCTTTTTAGCCTTAACAGCAATGTGAAAGTAACATCCTATTTTCGCATACACATGCAAAACTTAAATAGGACCAGTTTAAATAAAGacaattcaagaattaaaaacaaatattctcgaattaatggaaaaaaatatttcaaatattACAAGAAAAATTGTGGCTAAGCATCAACACTCAATAATTTTGTTCTAGATTTCGTGGTTAGTACTAAATCCATTACATATTCTAAATACAATGAAAATAAACGAAAATTCTAAATACAATGAAAATAAACGAAAATTGTAGATTTAGCGACAGAAATTTTGGTCGTtaattctaattttattttgggaaaagttcaaataaaacgcatgtggtttcactaattttcaaataacggactgtggtttactttttgtcaaaacgaggactcgtgtttcatatttttaataatgctattaaaactatcttgaacgacctgaaaatgaaaattttcaagaattaaagttgttaaatgtcatattttctatggaactacattttcgattttagaaaatcatcttttttggaactttctctctctaaacattaacttctctctctttaccaaacatcatctaaataatctcgaaataaaaaagttgaagaattaaagttgcttagaatattagtagttcttaaaatatgtcatttttgaagttgttaagggtgattttaatagtatcaatcgaaaaagtccttattttgctaaagttgaaaacctcagtagtcgttttgacaaaaagtaaaccacagttatttatctgaaaattagtgaaaccacaggggttttatttgaactttacccttttatttttccATAGAGGTGAGGGGTCAACCAACCATTCATGACCCTTGTCAATCCGCCTCGtaataacatatatataaaaattattgagCAAATAGAGAGATAGAAAGGTCAATTCCATCAATTATTACTGAAATTTGAAGTCAATTTCAAAAATGGCAACAgactttaatttgttttaataaagcaattgaatatttttttttcaattcaattgaaaaaaGCAAATAATGATATTAGAACAACGTTTAAAATGACACTGTTAAGAATGATATATATAACGATCatgtgaatttttattttatttacttaaattAACTACTTGAAACCGTCACCTAGtaattaaaaatgtatttttttgttAGGTGATATATATGTGGTTGTCATGTTATACATAGATGAAAGATTTCTCCAACTTGAATATCATGTTAATTAATGTTCCAGTGATTTTTTCTAACGAATTTTATTGGAACGATTCTATTCAAATAGAAAGCAAAATTCAAAAAGATTTTActgaaacaaaataaaattgacttagTTGTTAGAGTAACTTTGGCGGATCTACCAACTTAACTTGCTCTCTTTTCAGGAGAAGTTCTAGAGTGAATTGCAGTTCGTGGAGAGGAGGCATCATAATTAAATTTCTTAAGACGCTACAAAACCGAGTAATTAAATAGAACTATTTATTATTACTTTTAGTATTAATGAACATTAAACTAGAAAGCAAGCACACAAACTCTCAgcaaaaatacagaaaatgctGAGACCTTATTTATTGTTAAAATCACAACAATCACGCAAACTCTCAGCAAATATACAGAGAATTCTGAGACCTTATTTACTATTACAATCACGACCTTTTTAGAGCACTGGCAGCCATTTTTCCACAACTTTTTCAACAAAGATTTCCCCAAATTTTTCTTGTCCAACTGTTCTTCCAGATCCTTTGTAGAGCAACAATGAAATATCTGGTTTAATTTGTGCAACAGTTGATACACTGTATTTAGTACCGTTAGCATATTCCAATGGCACCGGTGTTTTAAATATTCCGCTGGAACCGGATTGTTGGATTTGTGTAGAAAGAGCATCCCATGAGTTTTCTAGAGTAAGAGTGTCGCTTTTCGGCTTATACTCATTTAATAAGTAATTGTCTATCTGTTTCTCAATGTATTTGAATCTTGCAGCTTCGGCAACCATTTGTATAACAACAAGAAGACTTTCTTTAAGACTATTGGAAACAGCACCATTGAAGTTATAAAGTGCATTGATTGCTTTCTTTAATGGTCCGATTCCTAATCCGACTTTCGATCTATCTCCCAAACTCTGATAATTGGTACTCAGTGATAGCTTTGTTTTCGTTGTTCCACCAAAGAGGAGAGTATTTGCGTCATCAGGAGCATCGCTTAAGAAGAAGGATTT
The window above is part of the Euphorbia lathyris chromosome 3, ddEupLath1.1, whole genome shotgun sequence genome. Proteins encoded here:
- the LOC136224316 gene encoding ribosome-inactivating protein cucurmosin-like, whose product is MLKTITLVSCLFPRYILCNLKKMKNMLIVLATWLFCNIAIGSCLTAPINYASVRFTTDQASTGSYQSFLSSLRTELDSKYDSHDIPLLRKQSQITDSNKYLLVTLINHESKFNVTLAVMVVNVYVIGFRSGSKSFFLSDAPDDANTLLFGGTTKTKLSLSTNYQSLGDRSKVGLGIGPLKKAINALYNFNGAVSNSLKESLLVVIQMVAEAARFKYIEKQIDNYLLNEYKPKSDTLTLENSWDALSTQIQQSGSSGIFKTPVPLEYANGTKYSVSTVAQIKPDISLLLYKGSGRTVGQEKFGEIFVEKVVEKWLPVL